The proteins below are encoded in one region of Marinobacter sp. F4206:
- a CDS encoding S-(hydroxymethyl)glutathione dehydrogenase/class III alcohol dehydrogenase has translation MIKSKAAIAWGPGQPLSIEEVDVMPPKAGEVLVRVVATGVCHTDAFTLSGEDPEGNFPAILGHEGGGIVAAVGEGVTSVDVGDHVIPLYTPECGECKFCLSGKTNLCQKIRETQGKGLMPDGTTRFYKDGEPIFHYMGCSTFSEYTVLPEISLAKVNKAAPLEEVCLLGCGVTTGMGAVMNTAKVEEGATVAIFGLGGIGLSAIIGATMAGASRIIGIDINESKFDLARQLGATDCINPKDYDKPIQEVIVELTDGGVDYSFECIGNVDVMRSALECCHKGWGESVVIGVAGAGQEISTRPFQLVTGRVWKGSAFGGVKGRSELPGIVERYLQGEFKLNDFITHTMGLAEINEAFELMHEGKSIRSVIHFDK, from the coding sequence ATGATCAAATCCAAAGCGGCGATTGCCTGGGGCCCGGGCCAACCTTTATCGATCGAAGAAGTGGACGTAATGCCCCCCAAAGCGGGCGAAGTGCTGGTCCGCGTTGTTGCCACCGGTGTTTGTCACACCGACGCCTTCACCCTGTCTGGCGAGGACCCGGAAGGTAACTTCCCGGCCATTCTCGGTCATGAGGGCGGCGGTATCGTGGCGGCCGTTGGTGAGGGCGTGACCAGCGTGGACGTCGGAGACCACGTGATTCCCTTGTACACCCCGGAGTGTGGCGAGTGTAAGTTCTGCCTGTCCGGCAAGACCAATCTGTGCCAGAAAATCCGGGAAACCCAGGGCAAGGGCCTGATGCCTGACGGTACCACCCGTTTCTACAAGGACGGCGAGCCGATCTTCCATTACATGGGCTGCTCGACCTTCTCCGAATACACCGTACTGCCGGAGATTTCCCTGGCCAAGGTCAACAAGGCCGCACCGCTGGAAGAAGTCTGCCTGCTGGGCTGTGGTGTCACCACCGGCATGGGCGCGGTCATGAACACGGCGAAAGTGGAAGAGGGTGCCACCGTGGCGATCTTCGGCCTCGGCGGTATCGGCCTGTCCGCGATCATTGGCGCGACCATGGCCGGGGCCAGCCGCATCATCGGCATCGACATCAACGAGAGCAAATTCGATCTGGCCCGTCAGCTGGGCGCCACCGATTGCATCAATCCGAAGGACTACGACAAGCCCATCCAGGAAGTGATTGTCGAGCTGACCGATGGCGGTGTGGACTATTCCTTCGAGTGCATCGGCAACGTGGATGTCATGCGCTCAGCCCTGGAGTGCTGCCACAAGGGCTGGGGCGAGTCCGTCGTGATTGGTGTCGCCGGTGCCGGTCAGGAAATCTCCACCCGTCCGTTCCAGCTGGTCACCGGTCGGGTCTGGAAAGGCTCTGCCTTTGGCGGCGTTAAGGGTCGCTCCGAGCTTCCGGGTATTGTCGAGCGCTACCTGCAGGGCGAGTTCAAGCTCAATGATTTCATCACCCACACCATGGGGTTGGCCGAGATCAATGAGGCCTTTGAACTGATGCACGAAGGCAAGAGCATTCGCAGCGTTATTCATTTCGACAAGTGA
- a CDS encoding LysR substrate-binding domain-containing protein gives MTSWEGVNEFVAVAETESFTQAARKLGVSIAQVSRQVSALESRLATKLFYRTTRRVSVTEAGQIYYQHCRQVLDALEDAERSLTDLQQVPKGKLRITAPVTYGETAIAPRINDFVLRYPELEVEMKLTNQMLDLVAEGFDLAIRLGKLEDSSMMAKRLASRSLNVCAAPGYLSAHGTPHSLSELDQHNCLQGNLDYWRFQDRGKPRNVRINGTIKCDSGRALLDAALKGIGIVQLPDYYVQQALDDGELIPLLTHYREDDDGIWAVYPHNRHLSPKVRMLLDFLAESLGQ, from the coding sequence ATGACTTCCTGGGAAGGCGTCAATGAGTTCGTCGCGGTGGCGGAAACGGAAAGCTTTACCCAAGCCGCCCGAAAGCTGGGCGTGTCTATTGCCCAGGTAAGCCGGCAGGTCAGCGCCCTCGAAAGCCGGCTGGCCACCAAACTCTTTTACCGGACTACCCGTCGGGTCTCGGTCACCGAAGCCGGCCAGATCTACTACCAGCACTGCCGGCAGGTATTGGATGCCCTTGAAGACGCCGAACGCTCACTGACCGATCTGCAGCAGGTTCCCAAAGGCAAACTCCGGATCACCGCCCCGGTCACCTACGGGGAAACGGCCATCGCACCACGGATCAATGACTTCGTTCTGCGCTACCCGGAACTTGAAGTGGAGATGAAGCTGACCAATCAGATGCTGGACCTGGTGGCCGAGGGATTTGACCTGGCGATACGACTGGGGAAACTGGAGGACTCCAGCATGATGGCAAAGCGTCTGGCGTCCCGCTCGTTGAATGTGTGCGCCGCCCCGGGCTACCTTTCAGCCCACGGCACACCCCACTCGCTGTCGGAGCTGGATCAACACAACTGCCTGCAGGGTAATCTGGACTACTGGCGCTTTCAGGATCGGGGCAAGCCCCGCAATGTCCGTATCAACGGCACCATCAAATGCGACAGTGGTCGGGCGCTGCTGGATGCAGCCCTGAAAGGCATCGGGATTGTTCAGTTACCGGACTACTACGTCCAGCAGGCATTGGATGACGGTGAATTGATCCCGCTGCTGACGCATTACCGGGAAGACGATGACGGTATCTGGGCGGTCTACCCCCATAACCGCCACCTGTCACCCAAGGTTCGGATGCTGCTCGACTTTTTGGCCGAATCACTGGGCCAGTGA
- the fghA gene encoding S-formylglutathione hydrolase, whose amino-acid sequence MTIENLSSNKSFGGWHKQYSHSSESLGCTMRFAIFLPPQVANGQKVPVLYWLSGLTCNDENFMQKAGAHRMAAELGIAIVAPDTSPRGEGVADDGGYDLGQGAGFYVNATESPWNRHYRMYDYVLSELPALVESVFPVTEQRAIAGHSMGGHGALVLALRNPERYQSVSAFSPISNPVNGPWGRKAFTAYLSEDTDRWKAYDASELMRQTRTFVPALVDQGEADNFLAEQLKPEALEAAATASGYPLELRRHDGYDHSYYFVASFMEQQLRFHGRHLGCTG is encoded by the coding sequence ATGACCATTGAAAACCTGAGCAGCAACAAGAGCTTTGGCGGCTGGCACAAGCAGTACAGCCATTCGTCCGAGAGCCTCGGCTGTACCATGCGCTTTGCCATCTTCCTGCCGCCGCAGGTGGCGAACGGACAGAAGGTTCCGGTGCTCTACTGGTTGTCCGGTCTGACCTGTAACGACGAGAATTTCATGCAAAAAGCCGGAGCCCACCGGATGGCCGCGGAGCTGGGGATTGCCATCGTTGCCCCGGACACGAGCCCGCGAGGCGAGGGTGTCGCCGACGATGGCGGCTATGACCTGGGACAGGGCGCGGGTTTCTACGTCAACGCCACCGAGAGTCCCTGGAACCGGCATTACCGGATGTACGATTATGTGCTGAGTGAGCTGCCGGCCCTGGTTGAATCCGTGTTCCCGGTAACGGAGCAGCGCGCCATCGCCGGCCATTCCATGGGCGGACACGGTGCTCTGGTGCTGGCGCTGCGGAATCCGGAACGTTACCAGTCGGTGTCGGCCTTCAGCCCGATCAGTAACCCGGTTAATGGTCCCTGGGGCAGGAAGGCGTTTACCGCCTACCTGAGTGAGGACACCGACCGCTGGAAAGCCTATGACGCCAGCGAACTGATGCGACAAACCCGGACGTTCGTGCCGGCCCTGGTGGACCAGGGCGAGGCCGACAACTTCCTGGCGGAACAACTAAAACCTGAGGCCCTGGAGGCGGCGGCCACGGCCAGCGGGTACCCGCTGGAGCTGCGTCGTCACGACGGCTACGACCACAGCTATTACTTTGTTGCCAGCTTCATGGAACAGCAACTGCGTTTTCATGGCCGGCATCTGGGCTGTACAGGCTGA
- a CDS encoding D-amino acid dehydrogenase has translation MKRIAVIGGGITGITTAYTLAKRGLDVTVYEKHRYAAMETSFANGGQLSASNAEVWNNWQTVMKGMKWMLRSDAPLLVNPKPSWHKLSWFAEFIAAIPQYEQNTTETARLAIAAREHLFQWAQDEGIDFDLKKQGILHIYRDKDGFDHAANVSRLLAAGGLERRAVTPEEMKAIEPTLAGTYYGGFFTESDSTGDIHKFTNGLADAILRLGVKTCYGHTVTELSADQNNAWVTAYDGEQQHRDTFDGVVICAGTGSRALAAKLGDRVNIYPVKGYSITVQLDDEASQKAAPTVSLLDDATKLVTSRLGDDRFRVAGTAEFNGFNRNIRDDRIKPLTRWVEECFPGVSTRRVVPWAGLRPMLPNMMPRVGPGRLPTVFYNTGHGHLGWTLSAITAELLAEAVETASSGLTVSTAR, from the coding sequence ATGAAGCGAATTGCAGTTATTGGCGGTGGTATCACCGGTATCACGACCGCCTATACCCTGGCCAAGCGCGGCCTCGATGTCACCGTTTACGAAAAGCACCGCTACGCCGCGATGGAAACCTCCTTCGCCAACGGCGGTCAGTTGTCGGCGTCCAACGCCGAGGTCTGGAACAACTGGCAGACTGTGATGAAAGGCATGAAGTGGATGCTGCGCAGCGATGCCCCCCTGCTGGTCAATCCCAAGCCGTCCTGGCACAAGCTGAGCTGGTTTGCGGAGTTTATCGCCGCGATTCCCCAGTACGAGCAGAACACCACCGAAACCGCCCGCCTGGCCATTGCCGCACGGGAACACCTGTTCCAGTGGGCTCAGGACGAAGGCATTGATTTCGACCTCAAGAAGCAGGGCATCCTGCATATCTACCGTGACAAGGACGGTTTTGATCACGCCGCCAACGTCTCCAGGCTGCTGGCCGCCGGCGGCCTTGAGCGCCGGGCCGTTACCCCGGAAGAAATGAAGGCGATCGAACCCACCCTGGCCGGAACCTATTACGGTGGCTTTTTCACTGAAAGCGACTCAACCGGTGATATCCACAAGTTCACCAACGGCCTGGCCGATGCCATTCTGCGTCTCGGCGTCAAGACCTGCTACGGGCACACGGTCACCGAACTCAGTGCGGACCAGAACAACGCCTGGGTGACCGCGTACGATGGCGAACAGCAACACCGTGACACCTTTGATGGCGTGGTGATCTGTGCCGGCACCGGTAGCCGGGCCCTGGCTGCGAAGCTGGGCGACCGGGTCAATATCTACCCGGTCAAAGGCTACTCCATTACCGTGCAACTGGACGACGAGGCCTCCCAGAAGGCCGCGCCGACCGTCAGTTTGCTCGACGATGCCACCAAGCTGGTGACCAGCCGGCTGGGCGACGACCGCTTCCGCGTTGCCGGGACGGCGGAATTCAATGGCTTCAACCGGAACATCCGGGATGACCGGATCAAGCCGCTGACCCGCTGGGTCGAAGAATGTTTTCCGGGGGTCAGCACCCGTCGAGTGGTGCCCTGGGCGGGGCTGCGCCCCATGTTACCCAACATGATGCCGCGCGTTGGTCCGGGCCGCCTGCCGACCGTGTTCTACAACACCGGTCACGGTCACCTGGGCTGGACCCTGTCGGCGATCACCGCCGAGCTGCTGGCCGAGGCTGTTGAAACAGCGTCCTCCGGCCTGACCGTCAGCACTGCCCGCTAG
- a CDS encoding MarR family winged helix-turn-helix transcriptional regulator: MIVNESGGIPNRLFFRLFQTGNILQRQVQNEMGISAVQWAVLGALSREGFEDGTSFNQLKEYLHVSRQNLDGVLKRMERDGHVVRITDPQDRRARLVVLTDSGREFWNRLQDTITEFYQQALQGLSFDDGVSLLHLLKKLQHELVHVSLNSEAGEGANE, encoded by the coding sequence ATGATCGTTAACGAATCCGGCGGCATTCCGAACCGGCTGTTTTTCCGCCTGTTCCAGACCGGAAACATCCTGCAACGGCAGGTTCAGAATGAAATGGGGATCAGCGCGGTTCAGTGGGCGGTGCTGGGCGCCCTGTCACGGGAAGGTTTTGAGGACGGGACGTCCTTCAACCAGCTCAAGGAGTACCTGCACGTCAGCCGCCAGAACCTCGACGGCGTACTTAAACGCATGGAGCGGGATGGCCATGTGGTGCGGATTACCGACCCCCAGGATCGGCGGGCACGGCTGGTGGTGCTGACCGATTCCGGTCGGGAGTTCTGGAACCGGCTCCAGGACACCATCACCGAGTTTTACCAGCAGGCACTGCAGGGACTGAGCTTCGACGATGGGGTCAGCCTGCTGCACCTGCTGAAAAAACTGCAGCACGAACTTGTTCACGTTTCCCTGAACTCGGAGGCCGGGGAAGGCGCCAACGAGTGA
- the aliB gene encoding cyclohexanecarboxyl-CoA dehydrogenase, whose translation MNFAFNEEQTAIRDLVARFSSDTLAPGYRKRDQAGVIERDVIRQLGEMGLLGGELPEKFGGSGMDCVTSGLIIEEIAKGDFNVGYIPLLASLNGQIIASHAAPDLAKAWLHGMTSGQKVACIALTEPQGGSDAANLRLKAEKKGDVYVLNGEKTSISMADQADVAVVFARTGTVEQRASGISAFLVPMDSPGITTTRFEDNGQRAIGRGSIFFDNVEVPASHRMGDEGKGFKQVMQGFDYSRALIGLQCLAVAQQSLDETWQWLTERSAFGQNLSAFQGLTHPLAEYQTYVHAARLQCYHALWLKDNNLPHNAEAAMNKWWGPKLAFDVVKQCLLAHGHTGWGEDLPFAQRLRDVLGLQIGDGTAQIMKNIIVREYLPQ comes from the coding sequence ATGAATTTCGCCTTCAACGAAGAACAAACCGCGATCCGTGACCTTGTCGCCCGTTTCAGTTCCGACACGCTGGCGCCGGGCTATCGCAAGCGGGACCAGGCCGGCGTCATCGAACGGGACGTCATCCGACAACTCGGCGAGATGGGCCTGCTCGGGGGCGAATTGCCCGAGAAATTTGGGGGCAGCGGCATGGACTGCGTCACCAGCGGCCTGATTATTGAGGAGATTGCCAAAGGGGATTTCAACGTGGGCTACATTCCCCTGCTGGCCTCCCTGAACGGCCAGATCATCGCCAGCCACGCCGCCCCGGACCTGGCGAAAGCGTGGCTACACGGCATGACTTCCGGCCAGAAGGTAGCCTGCATCGCCCTGACCGAGCCCCAAGGGGGGTCCGACGCCGCCAACCTGCGCCTGAAGGCGGAGAAGAAGGGCGACGTCTATGTGCTCAATGGCGAAAAGACCTCGATCTCCATGGCCGATCAGGCCGATGTGGCGGTGGTGTTTGCCCGCACCGGCACGGTGGAGCAACGGGCCTCCGGCATCAGCGCCTTCCTGGTGCCCATGGACAGCCCGGGCATCACCACCACCCGCTTCGAGGACAATGGGCAGCGCGCCATCGGCCGTGGCTCCATTTTCTTTGATAACGTGGAAGTGCCCGCCAGCCACCGGATGGGCGATGAGGGCAAGGGCTTCAAGCAGGTGATGCAGGGCTTCGACTACAGCCGGGCGCTGATCGGCCTGCAGTGCCTGGCCGTGGCCCAGCAGTCTCTGGATGAAACCTGGCAGTGGCTGACTGAACGCTCCGCCTTCGGCCAGAACCTGTCCGCATTCCAGGGCCTGACCCACCCGCTGGCGGAATACCAGACCTACGTTCATGCCGCGCGTCTGCAGTGCTACCATGCGCTCTGGCTCAAGGACAATAACCTGCCCCACAACGCTGAGGCGGCGATGAACAAGTGGTGGGGGCCGAAACTGGCCTTCGATGTGGTCAAACAGTGCCTGCTGGCCCACGGCCACACCGGCTGGGGCGAGGACCTGCCCTTCGCCCAGCGACTCCGGGACGTGCTGGGGCTGCAAATAGGTGACGGCACCGCGCAGATAATGAAAAATATCATTGTTCGCGAATACCTACCCCAGTGA